The following proteins are co-located in the Sebastes umbrosus isolate fSebUmb1 chromosome 24, fSebUmb1.pri, whole genome shotgun sequence genome:
- the LOC119483930 gene encoding probable ribonuclease ZC3H12C — protein MGQKDHVEAAAGHILDLGLDLEYLHVAGSDRQAGGSDGPPAMEEQVESSGNGSTADTPPPAAVVEENAGSDAECEPAPPSGTALAAAPDPDGGEGGVTHSKNAHQPLCRTQCVDLGTEGPPEPELSSESSPSSPCKHPPEPPPNPSTSEPSPEAGGKEYQAKLEFALKLGYSEETVRLVLTKLGPDTLINDILGELVKLGTKSDSEQPAGSLASTSSSSSSSSSCGCSDLLDSQRSDSPCPSDSLGDQDNLRPIVVDGSNVAMSHGNKEVFSCQGIQLAVDWFLERGHHDITVFVPAWRKEQSRPDAPITDQEILRRLEKEKILVFTPSRRVQGRRVVCYDDRFIVKLAYESAGIIVSNDNYRDLANEKPEWKKFIDERLLMYSFVNDKFMPPDDPLGRHGPSLDNFLRKRPVMPEQKKQPCPYGKKCTYGHKCKYYHPERGAQPQRAVADELRASAKTCVTTKNQGDAGLVKSHSVPAGSIEARKGAQKRQSDPSIRALSYSDAEDKLAKGRADSQKSSMCGNSSSSGSKTMSPAPGGPPASFSLPQDQQSRAVTPHSLPTPSHDLYPHCESPDLSYYSVTRAYSGLSLSSRRSPDCRFPNDTDLRLGSMGSAGSECGSESSASCGSSCDSYSERPCPGCPQDTLLEDSVHFANPHSRLYPHHAASNHELCGLHPADYTNIQHSHTSNTGVHSYHIRGQGCAHDQPPPEAPPKRPLYPLPPHLQHQPLAARSSCPGDYHSLPQSNPHPPGSPLGRCLAPTRGESVSDSHLYEHLSTSHHHHRTKALPSWDTYYRQPLLPPSRYEPSAYQSLPDTRQSSWHAPPWAQDGYAQHHSSHPALHPSPTHYLNHPPPQAHSPHPPHPSSTPLPQYPSHSAHLTVHSHAPPSYMAQHPESPAHSRYEDMREKVYVNLCNIFPPELVSRVMARSPHITDPQQLAAAILSEKAQTGY, from the exons ATGGGCCAGAAGGACCATgtggaggcagcagcaggcCACATCCTCGACCTGGGGCTGGATTTGGAGTATCTCCACGTAGCGGGGTCTGACCGGCAGGCTGGCGGCTCTGACGGGCCCCCTGCTATGGAGGAGCAGGTGGAGAGCTCCGGCAACGGCAGCACCGCCGATACCCCTCCACCTGCCGCGGTGGTGGAGGAAAACGCCGGATCCGACGCAGAGTGCGAGCCGGCGCCGCCTTCCGGCACCGCCCTCGCCGCCGCGCCTGACCcggatggaggagagggaggggtaACTCACAGCAAGAACGCGCACCAGCCGCTTTGTCGGACCCAGTGTGTGGATTTAGGCACTGAAGGTCCTCCTGAGCCTGAACTCTCATCAGAGTCGTCACCCAGCTCTCCATGTAAGCACCCACCTGAGCCTCCGCCCAATCCCTCTACATCAGAACCGTCGCCCGAGGCTGGCGGGAAGGAGTACCAGGCGAAGCTGGAGTTCGCCCTGAAGCTGGGCTACTCCGAGGAGACGGTGCGGCTGGTGCTGACCAAGCTCGGCCCCGACACCCTCATCAACGACATACTGGGAGAGCTGGTCAAACTGGGCACCAAGTCAGACAGCGAGCAGCCGGCTGGATCATTAGCCTCTACctcatcttcttcatcctcctcttcctcttgtgGCTGTTCTGATTTGCTGGACAGCCAGAGGTCGGACTCGCCGTGTCCGTCAGACTCTCTCGGCGACCAGGACAACCTGCGGCCGATCGTGGTGGACGGCAGTAATGTCGCCATGAG CCATGGCAACAAGGAAGTGTTTTCCTGCCAGGGCATCCAGCTGGCTGTAGACTGGTTCCTAGAGCGTGGCcatcatgacatcacagtgtttGTGCCTGCGTGGAGGAAAGAGCAGTCGCGCCCTGACGCCCCTATAACAG ATCAGGAAATCCTGCGTCGCCTCGAAAAGGAAAAGATCCTGGTGTTCACTCCTTCGCGGCGTGTCCAAGGCCGGCGCGTGGTCTGCTATGACGACCGCTTCATCGTCAAGCTGGCCTATGAGTCAGCCGGCATCATCGTCTCCAATGACAACTACCGAGACCTGGCTAATGAGAAGCCGGAGTGGAAGAAGTTCATAGACGAGCGGCTGCTCATGTATTCCTTTGTCAACGACAA ATTCATGCCCCCAGACGACCCTCTTGGTCGTCACGGCCCCAGCTTAGACAACTTCCTGAGGAAAAGACCTGTCATGCCTGAGCAGAAGAAACAGCCTTGTCCATACG GAAAGAAGTGCACTTACGGCCACAAGTGTAAGTACTACCACCCAGAAAGAGGTGCTCAGCCACAGCGTGCCGTGGCAGACGAGCTGCGGGCCAGTGCCAAGACTTGTGTCACCACAAAGAACCAGGGGGACGCCGGTTTGGTGAAGAGCCACAGTGTTCCAGCTGGCAGCATCGAGGCGAGAAAAGGCGCCCAGAAAAGGCAGTCAGACCCGAGCATCCGAGCTCTGTCGTACAGCGATGCTGAGGACAAGCTGGCTAAAGGGAGGGCGGACAGCCAGAAGAGCAGTATGTGTggcaacagcagtagcagtgGGAGTAAAACCATGTCTCCAGCCCCAGGAGGCCCTCCAGCTAGTTTTAGCCTTCCCCAGGACCAGCAGTCCAGAGCAGTGACCCCTCATAGTCTACCGACTCCCAGCCACGACCTTTACCCTCACTGTGAGTCTCCAGACTTGAGCTACTACTCTGTAACGCGTGCCTACTCCGGCCTGAGCCTCTCCTCCAGACGGAGCCCGGACTGCCGCTTCCCCAACGACACGGACCTGCGGCTCGGCTCGATGGGCTCGGCGGGCTCCGAGTGCGGCAGCGAAAGCAGCGCGAGTTGCGGGAGCAGCTGCGACTCGTACAGCGAGAGGCCGTGTCCGGGATGCCCCCAAGACACCTTACTGGAAGACAGCGTGCATTTTGCGAATCCCCACAGCCGGCTGTATCCCCACCACGCCGCGTCGAACCACGAACTATGTGGCCTTCATCCGGCCGATTACACAAATATCCAGCACAGCCACACGTCTAATACAGGAGTGCACAGCTACCATATACGCGGGCAGGGCTGTGCTCACGATCAGCCTCCACCAGAGGCTCCCCCAAAGCGCCCTCTCTACCCATTGCCGCCTCATCTCCAGCACCAGCCGCTGGCCGCACGCTCCAGTTGCCCAGGCGACTACCACTCCCTGCCCCAGTCCAACCCTCACCCCCCTGGCTCTCCTCTTGGCCGCTGCCTGGCCCCCACGCGAGGAGAGAGCGTGTCCGACTCGCATCTGTACGAACACCTCTCTACGTCGCACCATCACCACCGGACTAAAGCTTTGCCCAGCTGGGACACATACTACAGGCAGCCTCTGCTGCCGCCGTCAAGGTACGAGCCATCTGCCTATCAGAGCTTGCCAGACACACGCCAGTCATCCTGGCACGCCCCTCCCTGGGCACAGGACGGCTACGCCCAGCACCACTCCTCCCACCCAGCTCTCCACCCATCCCCGACGCATTACTTAAACCACCCGCCACCTCAAGCCCACTCTCCTCACCCGCCCCATCCATCCAGCACTCCTCTCCCGCAGTACCCGTCTCACAGCGCTCACCTTACAGTCCACTCCCACGCTCCTCCTTCCTATATGGCGCAGCACCCAGAATCCCCTGCGCACAGCCGCTACGAGGACATGAGGGAGAAAGTGTACGTCAACCTGTGTAACATCTTCCCCCCGGAGCTGGTGAGCCGGGTGATGGCCAGGAGCCCCCACATCACGGACCCCCAGCAGCTGGCAGCCGCTATACTGTCAGAGAAGGCTCAAACAGGCTACTGA